One Bombilactobacillus folatiphilus genomic window, TCCGCTGAAATGGCACAATTTAAGCGTCAGTTGCAGATTTGGAGTCAAAATACTTTTAACTGGGGGTAAGTATGATGCAACAAATTTTAGTAGTGAATTCTGGGAGCTCTACATTGAAATTTAAGCTCTTTCAAATGCCTGACGAAGAAGTTATTGCTCAGGGCATGGTTGATCGGCTGGGTAGTGACAAATCAGTGTTTGAAATTAAGTTCCATGGCCAAAAGCAGACGAAAAACTTACCGATTAAGTCGCATGCGGCAGCAGTTGATTATTTGATGAAACAATTATTAGGATTAGGAATTATTAAGGATATTAAGGATATTTCAGGTATTGGTCATCGTGTAGTTTCTGGTGGACCGGTTTTTGATAATTCGATTGCGATGTCAGATGATAATTTATCAAAATTGGCTGAAGTAGACGAGTATGCGCCATTGCATAATCCTGCTGAAAGAAAAGGAATCGAAGCATTTAATGAAATGTTACCTGGAGTTCCACAAGTAGCTGTTTTTGATACCAGTTTTTACCGTGATTTACCTGAAATGAACAAAATTTATTCTATCCCACGTCATTTGGATCACAAATATGGTGCTCACAAATATGGTGCTCACGGTACAAGCCATCATTATGTATCGGATGAAGCGGCAAAATTACTTAATAAAAATTTATCGTCGTTAAAAATGATTACTTTACACATGGGTAGCGGGGTATCGGTGACTGCTGAAAAAGATGGTAAGGCATTTGATACTTCGATGGGTTTTACACCTATTTCAGGTGTAACAATGAGTTCGCGAGCTGGTGATGTTGATGTATCATTAGTAGCTTTTTTAATGGAAAAATTGCAAATTAATGATATGCAAAAAATGATTGACTTATTAAATAATGATTCTGGTTTAAAGGGTATTTCAGGAATTTCGCCTGATATGCGCGATTTAATTGCAGCACGAAAAACTAATCCTGATGCCCAGTTGGCGATTGATGTGTTCATTAATCGTATTGTTAAATATGTTGGTAGTTATATCGCAGAGATGCATGGACTAGATGTTATGGTCTTTACAGCAGGTATGGGCGAAAATAATCCGCACATTCGAGCGAAAGTAATGCAGAATTTTGAGTTTTTAGGTATGCAAGTTGATCATGAGAGCAATGATAATGGACAAGGAGCACGGATTATTACTACGCCAAATTCAAAAATTAAGGGACTGGTTGTACCTACTGATGAAGAGTTGATGATTGCACGGGAATTTGAGCGATTGGTTCAATCTAATTAATGGATATTTGAATTTCTATCGAATTCGTGATAACATCTTCTTATGTATGAAGGGGATGTTATGGATTCGACATATGTAGTTGAGCATTGGTTGCATCTCGTAGGTTACGGCTACGTAAAAACGTTACAGTTAAATTATAACTGCAAAAAATAACAATAATTCTTACGCTTTAGCTGCTTAATCTCAGTTTAAAGTGTGATCTATTCAATCTTGCTCAAGGGTTGTTTTTGGGTCTCAAAATATTGGGCTACGATTAATTGTGCTACCTGAGCAATTAATAAGAGATTAGTAGGTTAGTCGTTAAGGTTAGCCTAGTTGCACGGCGCGCTTGACGGTGAAATTTAAATGGTGTAGCTATGGATGTAGATGCTAATGTGGCAGTACGTGTGGACAGGAGTTCGATTCTCCTCATCTCCATTTGAGGTTTATCAAATAGATTCAAGTAACATCATTTTACAACAGAAACACCTTTAAACTAACCGTTTAAAGGTGTTTCTTGGATTTTGATTATTAGTTTAAATTCAAATAATTCCATCTTAAAACGGTTTTTTGTTACCACATGTGTTACCACGAAATTTACTCTTCCTTTTGTTGGTTTAATAGATTAAGTGCATCAATTATCTTTTAATTTGAGTTACTAGTTTCATGTTCGTAAATATTCATAGGTAGTATCGACCAAGTTGCTTTTGAACATCTTTGGCTGAATGGTAGGGGTTCTCGTTGAATACGTGTGGTGACATCATTTTAATATTATTCATGTTATTCTTCACTGTTCAATAAGTGCTTTAAGTTTTATTGAATCTGCAGAATTATAAAAAAATACATCTCCAAGCTTATTCTAAAGTTGGGAGATGTATTTTAAATTATTCTAAACTAGAAGTAAGTGTCCACTTGATAGTACCCTTATAATTACCCGCTTGAGGATTATTAACCATTAGACGCCACTTATTATTAATATAAGGCGTTAAATCCGTTACACCCAATTTATTGAATCCAGTAGAATTTAAAGGGAGACCGTCAGATGTTAGTGGTGCGTAGCTACCGTCACTTTGTTTTAATTGCAGTGCGTTAACATCATTTATTTTTTGACCGCTGGTACTAGTTAATTGTTGATTAGCGTCGGTACTATCGTAAGCAACCTTCACTTGATAGTTACTGCTTGTAGATGGTGAATAATGGGTAACTTTTAAAGAACTAGCTGTACTACTGTCACCATAAATTCCAGTTGCATTCTTAATTAAAGAACCGAAATCAATACGGTCAGGAACAGACGTAAAGTATGTTGTGTCCATGAGATAGGCTGTAACTTTATTAGAATCTGCAGAAATTACTTGGTTGGTTATGATAGGCTTGGCATAAGCAGTAACTTGACTCGCCACCGAATTTGGAGGAGTATCGGTCTTCGAAATTGTTTTTGAAAAAGTGATTTCAATCGTACTATTGGCAAGCAAAGGTTTTGATGCAGGATCTTTAATAGTGAAATTACCGGGACTATTGTTTGTAGCCGTCAGATCAGTACCAGGTTCATCAGCCGATTTTTTGAGCTTGGCATGAATATCACTTGCATCCACATTTTGAACTTTAAATTGAGAGACATCAGTATTTATTGTGTAATCTAATTTGAAATTGAGCGTATCGCCCGGAAGGTATGTTGCTATATCCTGATAGCTACTACCTGACAGACTCATATTTTTTAACTTGTTGAGTTAGCGAAGCTTTCAAATCCAATTTTTTGACGGGAATAGTGAGTGATTTTTGGAGGTTTTTTGAAGTAACATCTGACATGTCCTTTCCGATGGCTTGACCCGTGGCGGTAATGGTTTGACCGGAGGCTGCATAATTGATTGTCGCATCGAATGTAATAGACGTTTCGTTACTATCAACAATATCTAAAAATTACTTGGCTGAAATTGTAATCCATCTGCATCATTGGTTATCTGGCTGTCATTAGACGGAATAGAGGTTTGTTTACCATTGCTATCCGTCAATTTAATTGAATTGGGGTCAATGGTTAAACCATTTTTGATACTGAAACTATTAATCAACTTGGAGATTCTCCAGTCACTACTAGAACCTTCATTAGAAACAGACAGTCTGAAATGTAGTTTATCACCAACTTGATTTGTACCGTCTGTTCGAGTGGTGTTTTCATAAGTTTGCTTCAGTATGGGTTGAACTTTGCCTTGAGTATTCATTCCGATGGAAACGCCATAATTATCAGTTTCACCTGATTGTAGTGTTTGATAAGGCCATAGCAAGGAGTACGAAGTATCACTACCGTCGGTACCGCCATAAAGAATATCGCCATTATTGTGATGTGTAGCTTCTTGCCCTTTTGCATCTTTAAAATTAGTACCAGTAAAAATAGGATAGGCTGGGTCCACGATATAGTTGTTAATCGGTAACCAATTTGAAGTATAATGGGCCAGATAACGATTTGGACCATTTGGTGTATCTAAATTAACGTTTAAACGATATTGAGTTCGATCCTCTCTAAAGTTGGGACTATTTGGGTTACTATATTTAGGATCGCTAAAATCATTTTCAATGTAAAAACCATGATTATTCCCTAATGACTTGACGGGCACATTATCTTGATTGTTCAAATCTGTATCTTCACCGTTCATGACACCAAAACTAACGGGATTGGAACTAACATTTTTAATAAATAATTGTTGGTCAAGATTACCATCAAAATCCTTGGAAGGTCCCAACACAATTTCAAATTCTAAAATATCGGAGGAATTTGTACTTGCAGTAGTATACCCCATACATTTCAAATAACTATTTGATCCATCCATTGCTGTATAAAATGTTAAATCATCAGCGTTGTTTAATAGACCTGCCATGGGAGAGGGCTAACAAGAGCAAAATCCATACTGGTTGCAGGATCATAGCTTGTGTTATACACCGTGGTAAATAGAGCTTGAATATACTGTTCTGAATGTTTTATGAAAAAATTGGACTTTATTGTGGAACTAGTATTGTCAGGTACAACACCGTGTGGCTCCCAAGATCCAAAGGTATAACCTAACTGAGTGTTACCACCTAAGTTAATGTAGGAAGGTGTGATATACATGAGCTGGGCCCAATTCTTTACTCCATCGTCAATATCTGCATTGGGATTGGTTCTGCTTAATATAGTTTGATTAAGTGTTGAATCTGCTTTGACTGGTGTATTAGTACTACTTAAAAAGAAGGACAAACCCAAGATTAAACTGGAAATAATGATTTGAAAGTAGGTTTTTTTGGTCAATTTTACTCCAAACTCCTTTTATATAAATCGAAAATAAATTATTTTGAAAGCATTAGTTTTGTCTTATATAAATTATTAGTTTATTGAGTAATGGTAAATTCTTATTTAAAATTACTAATAATTAGTTAATTAATTACCTAAAAATTATTATTAATTACTTTTTTAAAAATAATATTATAATAGGTGACAGTAGCAACCACGGTTTTAATTCTGCGGCAAGAATGGTTATAATTTCACAGAATTAACGATTTTTTTCACTATAATTTCCATAAGCAACTATGCCGGTTCTAGTAACAGCTAAAACGCTTTTATAATTTTTAGTTTCACTTGATAATTCATGGCTTGAGCTTGATTTTTCAATACATAATTTATGATTGACATCGATTTTAATTGGAATTAATTCTTCCATAATATTTAGTTTTAATTTTTTTGAGTGAAAGATTTGATAAATTGATTTTACGAAGGACAATTAGATGGTTCATGACAGTCATGCTTAGCAAAATTATGATTAGTGCTTAAAGTTTGTTGTTTCTCTTAATATATGAAAGAATGTTGACTAATTACAAATTCTTTCACTATTATTTGCGAATGTTAATATGCTATTTTATCTGTAATGTTCGGTTGACTATGAGTGAAAAATTCGTTATGGTTTAGTTAGTTTTATTAAGGGAGGATCATTCAATGCGCAATTTTTATTTCAATCATGATGGTAATGTTGATGATTTGGTGTCTTTAATCTTGTTGTTAAAGATGCCTGATGTTAAGCTTTTAGGGGTTGGTGTTACGGATGCTGATTGTTATGTTGAACCAGCGGCCTCTGCTTCACAGAAAATTATTGATTTATTTGGTCAAGATGGTCGCAAGCCTAGGGATGTTGCTAAATCTAATTCACGAGCCGCTCATCAATTTCCTAAAGAGTGGCGCTTAAGCTCTTTTTCGTTTGATGATTTTCCTATTTTAAATGAGCATGGTGAGCCCCAAACGCCGTTGGCGGTTAAACCAGCTCATTTAGATATGATTGATAAGATTAAAAAGGCTGATAGTAAGGTGACTTTAGTAATGACGGGGCCATTATCAGATTTAGCGCGTGCTTTAAAAATTGACCCGACAATTAGTAATCAAATTGAAAAACTTTATTGGATGGGTGGTGCACTCAACAGTAAAGGGAATGTTTTTGAACCAGGTGCCGATGATACGATGGAATGGAATGCGTATTGGGATGCTCCTGCTGTGAAAACCGTTTGGGATTCTGATTTAGATATTGTGATGGTTGGTTTAGATAGTACTGATCAAGTTCCACTCACTAAAGAGTTGCGTTTACGCTGGGCTAAGCAGCGTCGATATCCAGCTTTAGATTTGATTGGTCAAGGTTATTCCTTGGTGCATTCGTTTGAGGCCGGTTCAATATATTATTTGTGGGATGTTTTGACGACGCTTGTCAGCAACTACCCTGAATTGACTGATTCTAAACAAGTTAGAACTGATGTTATTACCAGTGGGCCTTCTGAGGGACGGACGTATCAAACGGATCAGGGACGGGAAATTACTTTTATTCAAAATGTTGATGCAAAAGCCTTTTATAACAAAATTGATGAATTAGCCCGTTTAAATTAAAAATTAGTTTATAAGCATTTGTCTGGTATTTGAGACAAATGCTGTTTTGATTTTTAGGTAGAAAATGCGGCTTGCTAAACGACGGTAGAAACTATAAAATGAAGAATAACTAATAAATTAATTTAGGGGTACAAATGAAGAAATTAATAATGAAACGACAATTGATTTTTGGTGGTTTGATTGTCGGACTCTTTTATTGGTTGATGACAATGTCTGTTCAGGCAGACTCAATTCAAGTTAAAAGCGTTCAGTCACCTCAAATTCAAGTGCAAAATAACTTAGCGCAGACACAGGCGGTACCAATGCCGGATATTCAAGTTAATGCCACTGGATTGCAGGCAGCGGATTCTCTTGTTGATCCTGATGCGGATGAAACTTTAACACTACCGGATATTGCTAAGAGTAATTTATTTATTCAAACTGCAAGTCAATATTTGGGTGTGCCATATGTTTGGGGTGGAACGACACCTGCTGGATTTGATTGTTCGGGATTAGTACAATATGTAGCACGTAAAAATGGTTTACT contains:
- a CDS encoding C40 family peptidase: MKKLIMKRQLIFGGLIVGLFYWLMTMSVQADSIQVKSVQSPQIQVQNNLAQTQAVPMPDIQVNATGLQAADSLVDPDADETLTLPDIAKSNLFIQTASQYLGVPYVWGGTTPAGFDCSGLVQYVARKNGLLLPRTSQSQSLVGSYVKLADLQPGDLVFWGQPGEADHVGIYVGDGEYIHAPQPGEQVRIGKIQWFKPDFGRRLSGLE
- a CDS encoding acetate/propionate family kinase, whose translation is MQQILVVNSGSSTLKFKLFQMPDEEVIAQGMVDRLGSDKSVFEIKFHGQKQTKNLPIKSHAAAVDYLMKQLLGLGIIKDIKDISGIGHRVVSGGPVFDNSIAMSDDNLSKLAEVDEYAPLHNPAERKGIEAFNEMLPGVPQVAVFDTSFYRDLPEMNKIYSIPRHLDHKYGAHKYGAHGTSHHYVSDEAAKLLNKNLSSLKMITLHMGSGVSVTAEKDGKAFDTSMGFTPISGVTMSSRAGDVDVSLVAFLMEKLQINDMQKMIDLLNNDSGLKGISGISPDMRDLIAARKTNPDAQLAIDVFINRIVKYVGSYIAEMHGLDVMVFTAGMGENNPHIRAKVMQNFEFLGMQVDHESNDNGQGARIITTPNSKIKGLVVPTDEELMIAREFERLVQSN
- a CDS encoding nucleoside hydrolase; the protein is MRNFYFNHDGNVDDLVSLILLLKMPDVKLLGVGVTDADCYVEPAASASQKIIDLFGQDGRKPRDVAKSNSRAAHQFPKEWRLSSFSFDDFPILNEHGEPQTPLAVKPAHLDMIDKIKKADSKVTLVMTGPLSDLARALKIDPTISNQIEKLYWMGGALNSKGNVFEPGADDTMEWNAYWDAPAVKTVWDSDLDIVMVGLDSTDQVPLTKELRLRWAKQRRYPALDLIGQGYSLVHSFEAGSIYYLWDVLTTLVSNYPELTDSKQVRTDVITSGPSEGRTYQTDQGREITFIQNVDAKAFYNKIDELARLN